One region of Streptomyces rishiriensis genomic DNA includes:
- a CDS encoding ribonucleoside-diphosphate reductase subunit alpha, whose translation MTIAPADPVSVTELETDGPGTALLRTLTELTADLPDADPGRVAAAALRGRSARADEAELRELATEGAAGLISEDPAYSKLAARLLTISIAAEAASQGVTSFTGSVAVGHREGLIADRTAEFVRIHAVRLDALIDEGADDRFGYFGLRTLHSRYLLRHPITRKVVETPQHFLLRVAAGLAEDDTSRSVDEVAALYGLMSRLDYLPSSPTLFNSGTRHPQMSSCYLLDSPLDELDSIYDRYHQVARLSKHAGGIGLSYSRIRSRGSLIRGTNGHSNGIVPFLKTLDASVAAVNQGGRRKGAAAVYLETWHSDIEEFLELRDNTGEDARRTHNLNLAHWIPDEFMRRVNADAPWSLFSPADVPELVDLWGEEFDAAYRRAEAAGLARKTIPARDLYGRMMRTLAQTGNGWMTFKDAANRTANQTAEPGHVVHSSNLCTEILEVTDDGETAVCNLGSVNLGAFVDTTAGTIDWERLDEAVRTAVTFLDRVVDINFYPTEQAGRSNARWRPVGLGAMGLQDVFFKLRLPFDSAEAKALSTRIAERVMLAAYEASAELAERNGPLPAWEKTRTARGVLHPDHYGVEFAWPERWAALRERIAETGMRNSLLLAIAPTATIASIAGVYECIEPQVSNLFKRETLSGEFLQVNSYLVQELKDLGVWDARTREALRESNGSVQDFAWIPAEVRALYRTAWEIPQRGLIDMAAARTPYLDQAQSLNLFLETPTIGKLSSMYAYAWKSGLKTTYYLRSRPATRIARAAQAQTPAAIPVQQVTSEEAVACSLENPESCEACQ comes from the coding sequence GTGACCATCGCGCCAGCCGATCCGGTTTCCGTCACCGAGCTGGAGACCGACGGTCCCGGTACCGCGTTGCTGCGGACCCTGACCGAGCTGACCGCCGACCTGCCCGACGCCGACCCCGGCCGGGTCGCGGCCGCCGCCCTGCGCGGCCGGTCCGCCCGGGCCGACGAGGCGGAGCTGCGCGAGCTGGCCACGGAGGGGGCCGCGGGCCTCATCTCCGAGGACCCCGCCTACTCGAAGCTGGCCGCCCGGCTGCTGACGATCAGCATCGCCGCGGAGGCCGCCTCCCAGGGCGTCACGTCGTTCACCGGATCGGTCGCCGTCGGCCACCGCGAGGGCCTGATCGCCGACCGCACCGCCGAGTTCGTGCGGATCCACGCGGTCCGCCTCGACGCGCTGATCGACGAGGGCGCCGACGACCGCTTCGGCTACTTCGGGCTCCGTACCCTGCACAGCCGCTACCTGCTGCGCCACCCGATCACCCGCAAGGTCGTCGAGACACCCCAGCACTTCCTGCTGCGCGTGGCCGCCGGTCTCGCCGAGGACGACACGTCCCGTTCGGTGGACGAGGTCGCCGCGCTCTACGGGCTGATGAGCCGGCTGGACTACCTCCCGTCCTCCCCCACGCTCTTCAACTCCGGCACCCGGCATCCCCAGATGTCGTCCTGCTATCTCCTGGACTCCCCGCTGGACGAGCTGGACTCGATCTACGACCGCTACCACCAGGTGGCCAGGCTGTCGAAGCACGCGGGCGGCATCGGACTGTCGTACTCCCGTATCCGCAGCCGCGGTTCGCTGATCCGCGGCACCAACGGGCACTCCAACGGCATCGTGCCGTTCCTGAAGACGCTCGACGCCTCGGTCGCCGCGGTGAACCAGGGCGGCCGGCGCAAGGGGGCGGCCGCGGTCTACCTGGAGACCTGGCACTCCGACATCGAGGAGTTCCTGGAGCTGCGGGACAACACCGGTGAGGACGCCCGCCGGACGCACAACCTGAACCTCGCGCACTGGATCCCGGACGAGTTCATGCGCCGGGTCAACGCCGACGCCCCCTGGTCGCTGTTCTCCCCCGCCGACGTGCCCGAGCTCGTCGACCTGTGGGGCGAGGAGTTCGACGCGGCCTACCGCAGGGCGGAGGCGGCCGGTCTCGCCAGGAAGACCATCCCCGCCCGTGACCTCTACGGCCGCATGATGCGTACCCTCGCGCAGACCGGCAACGGCTGGATGACCTTCAAGGACGCGGCCAACCGCACCGCCAACCAGACGGCCGAGCCGGGTCACGTCGTGCACTCCTCCAACCTCTGCACGGAGATCCTGGAGGTCACGGACGACGGCGAGACGGCGGTCTGCAACCTCGGATCGGTGAACCTCGGAGCCTTCGTCGACACGACGGCCGGCACCATCGACTGGGAGCGGCTGGACGAGGCCGTCCGTACGGCCGTCACCTTCCTCGACCGGGTCGTCGACATCAACTTCTACCCGACCGAGCAGGCGGGCCGCTCCAACGCCCGGTGGCGTCCGGTCGGCCTGGGCGCGATGGGCCTCCAGGACGTCTTCTTCAAGCTGCGGCTGCCCTTCGACTCCGCCGAGGCCAAGGCGCTGTCCACCCGTATCGCCGAGCGCGTGATGCTCGCCGCGTACGAGGCCTCCGCCGAACTGGCCGAGCGCAACGGCCCGCTGCCGGCCTGGGAGAAGACCCGTACGGCCAGGGGCGTGCTGCACCCGGACCACTACGGCGTGGAGTTCGCCTGGCCCGAGCGCTGGGCGGCCCTGCGCGAGCGGATCGCCGAGACCGGCATGCGCAACTCCCTGCTGCTCGCCATCGCGCCCACCGCCACCATCGCGTCCATCGCGGGGGTGTACGAGTGCATCGAGCCGCAGGTGTCCAACCTGTTCAAGCGCGAGACGCTGTCCGGCGAGTTCCTCCAGGTCAACTCCTACCTGGTGCAGGAGCTCAAGGACCTCGGCGTGTGGGACGCCCGCACCCGTGAGGCGCTGCGCGAGTCCAACGGCTCGGTGCAGGACTTCGCCTGGATCCCGGCCGAGGTGCGCGCCCTGTACCGCACGGCGTGGGAGATCCCGCAGCGCGGCCTGATCGACATGGCCGCCGCCCGTACCCCGTACCTGGACCAGGCCCAGTCCCTGAACCTGTTCCTGGAGACGCCGACCATCGGCAAGCTCTCCTCGATGTACGCGTACGCCTGGAAGTCGGGCCTGAAGACCACGTACTACCTGCGCTCCCGCCCGGCGACCCGCATCGCGCGCGCCGCCCAGGCGCAGACCCCCGCCGCCATCCCCGTGCAGCAGGTGACCTCGGAAGAGGCCGTCGCCTGCTCCCTTGAGAACCCCGAGTCCTGCGAGGCCTGCCAGTAA
- the mctP gene encoding monocarboxylate uptake permease MctP, with the protein MKDGVNGVALAVFIFFFLAVTVMGFLAARWRKAENDSLDEWGLGGRSFGTWVTWFLLGGDLYTAYTFVAVPAAIYAAGAAGFFAVPYTILVYPLIFTFLPRLWSVSHKHGYVTTSDFVRGRFGSKGLSLAVAVTGILATMPYIALQLVGIQAVLDVMGVGGGEDTNWFVKDLPLLIAFGVLAAYTYSSGLRAPALIAFVKDTLIYIVIAVAIIYIPIKLGGFDDIFAKAGEAFSQTNPATGKPRGALAPAEPGQWTYATLALGSALALFMYPHSITATLSSRSREVIRRNTTILPLYSLMLGLLALLGFMAIAAGVKVTNGQLAIPQLFEDMFPSWFAGVAFAAIGIGALVPAAIMSIAAANLFTRNIYKDFIKPDATPAQETKVSKLVSLLVKVGALVFVLTMDKTVAINFQLLGGIWILQTFPALVGGLFTRWFHRWALLAGWAVGMIYGTVAAYGVASPTQKHFGGSSKEIPGIGEIGYIGLTAFLINVVVTVVLTFVLKAAKAPDGIDETKPEDYTADAGDPGVAVELPPATAGAGH; encoded by the coding sequence ATGAAGGACGGCGTGAACGGCGTCGCGCTCGCCGTCTTCATCTTCTTCTTCCTGGCCGTCACGGTCATGGGCTTCCTGGCCGCGCGCTGGCGCAAGGCCGAGAACGACAGCCTCGACGAATGGGGCCTCGGCGGCCGGTCCTTCGGCACCTGGGTCACCTGGTTCCTGCTCGGCGGCGACCTCTACACCGCGTACACCTTCGTCGCCGTGCCCGCGGCGATCTACGCGGCGGGCGCGGCCGGCTTCTTCGCGGTGCCGTACACGATCCTCGTCTACCCGCTGATCTTCACCTTCCTGCCCCGCCTGTGGTCGGTGTCCCACAAGCACGGCTATGTGACGACCTCGGACTTCGTGCGCGGCCGGTTCGGCTCGAAGGGGCTCTCGCTCGCGGTCGCCGTCACCGGCATCCTGGCGACGATGCCGTACATCGCGCTCCAACTGGTCGGCATCCAGGCCGTGCTCGACGTGATGGGCGTCGGCGGCGGCGAGGACACCAACTGGTTCGTGAAGGACCTGCCGCTGCTGATCGCGTTCGGCGTGCTGGCCGCCTACACCTACTCCTCGGGCCTGCGGGCGCCCGCGCTGATCGCGTTCGTGAAGGACACGCTGATCTACATCGTCATCGCGGTGGCGATCATCTACATCCCGATCAAGCTCGGCGGCTTCGACGACATCTTCGCCAAGGCGGGCGAGGCGTTCAGCCAGACCAACCCGGCGACGGGCAAGCCGCGCGGCGCGCTGGCACCGGCCGAACCCGGTCAGTGGACGTACGCCACGCTGGCGCTGGGCTCGGCGCTGGCGCTGTTCATGTATCCGCACTCCATCACGGCGACGCTGTCGTCCCGCAGCCGTGAGGTGATCCGCCGCAACACCACGATCCTGCCGCTGTACTCCCTGATGCTGGGCCTGCTGGCGCTGCTGGGCTTCATGGCGATCGCGGCCGGGGTCAAGGTCACCAACGGTCAGCTGGCGATCCCGCAGCTGTTCGAGGACATGTTCCCGTCCTGGTTCGCGGGTGTGGCGTTCGCGGCGATCGGCATCGGCGCGCTCGTGCCCGCGGCCATCATGTCGATCGCGGCCGCGAACCTCTTCACCCGCAACATCTACAAGGACTTCATCAAGCCGGACGCGACGCCCGCGCAGGAGACGAAGGTCTCCAAGCTGGTCTCGCTCCTGGTCAAGGTGGGCGCCCTGGTCTTCGTCCTCACCATGGACAAGACGGTCGCCATCAACTTCCAGCTGCTGGGCGGCATCTGGATCCTCCAGACCTTCCCGGCCCTGGTCGGCGGCCTCTTCACCCGCTGGTTCCACCGCTGGGCCCTGCTCGCCGGCTGGGCGGTCGGCATGATCTACGGCACCGTCGCCGCGTACGGCGTCGCGTCCCCGACCCAGAAGCACTTCGGCGGCTCGTCGAAGGAGATCCCGGGCATCGGCGAGATCGGCTACATCGGTCTCACGGCGTTCCTGATCAACGTCGTCGTCACCGTGGTGCTGACCTTCGTCCTGAAGGCTGCCAAGGCCCCCGACGGCATCGACGAGACGAAGCCGGAGGACTACACGGCGGACGCCGGCGACCCGGGCGTGGCGGTGGAGCTGCCCCCGGCGACGGCGGGCGCCGGTCACTAG
- a CDS encoding DUF3311 domain-containing protein — translation MSDEATREPVVTPARVAIALCLIAPFVAMLWVGSYAKVDPAFIGIPFFYWYQMLWVPLSAALTVTAYKLWQRDQRGRAKPSSASAKGGASE, via the coding sequence ATGTCCGACGAAGCAACGAGGGAACCGGTGGTGACGCCTGCGCGCGTCGCCATCGCCCTCTGTCTGATCGCGCCCTTCGTGGCGATGCTGTGGGTGGGTTCGTACGCGAAGGTGGATCCCGCGTTCATCGGGATCCCCTTCTTCTACTGGTACCAGATGCTGTGGGTGCCCCTCTCCGCCGCACTCACCGTGACCGCCTACAAGCTGTGGCAGCGTGACCAGCGCGGCCGCGCGAAGCCCTCCTCCGCTTCCGCGAAGGGTGGTGCGTCGGAATGA